The sequence AAATTACAGGTTTCTTTGAATTCCTCTTCCGTTTCTCCGGGAAATCCCACTATTATATCGGTAGTTATCCCTACATCCTTCATATAATATCTAATGATATTAACTATTTTTTTATACTGTTCTACACTATATTTTCTATTCATCCTTTTCAGCACCGAATCACTTCCGCTTTGAAGAGAAATATGAAAATGATTACAGATTTTTTTCATTGAAGAAACTTTATTCATAAACTTCTCATCCACTAAAGTAGGCTCCAAAGAGCCTAATCTTATTCTTTCTATGCCTTCAATCTGATCTAATTCTTCCAATACATTTAATAAATCAACATCTTTCAAATCCTTACCATAACTCGCTATATGGATTCCCGTAAGGATAATTTCCTTAAATCCCTTATCTCTAAGCCTTTCCGCTTCTTTTAATATACTCTCTAAGGATCTGCTCCTTACAGGCCCTCTTGCATAAGGAATAATACAATAACTGCAGTACTGGTTACAACCATCCTGAATCTTAATATATGCTCTTGTCCTAAGCTTAACTTCGTCGATATTTAAATCTTCAAATTTTCTAAAATTTTTTATATCTCCCACTATATTTATCTTTTTTTTATTTTTCATGGCCTCTTCGCACAGATCCACCACTTTTTCCCTTCCTACAGTTCCTATTACTACATCTACATCTTTCATATTCTCTACTTCTCCCGGTGACATCTGAGCATAACAACCTACTACTGCTACTACCGAATTTTCATTGAGCTTTTTGGCCCTTCTTATAAACTGCCTGGATTTTCTGTCTCCCAAATTAGTAACAGTACAAGTGTTTATCACATATACTTCAGCTTCTTTTCCATTTTCAACAATATCATATCCCCTTTGCTGAAAAAGTTCCTCCATTGCCTCTGTTTCGTATTGATTTACTTTACAACCTAAAGTGAATATGGACACTCTCTTCATATAACCACTCCTATATATCTCCCAGCTCATATAACAATATAGATGCTGCTACAATTCCTGCCGTTTCAGTTCTAAGTATTCTCGGCCCTAAAGTCACCGTATTGGCTCCAATCCCTCTTAAAGTCTCTATCTCTTTCTGTGCAAATCCGCCTTCCGGTCCGATAATCAAATTAACCCTTCCATTTTTTATACTCTTTATTGCATCTCTAATTCTATTATTTTTTTCTTCTTCATAAGGAACTATGATATTTTCTCCCTTTATAAGTTCAATCATATCGTCAAATGAAATAATATCGTCAATCTTTGGGAATAAATCTCTTTTTGATTGTTGTGCAGCTTCTTTGGCAATCTTCGTCCATCTTGTTATTTTAGATTTCTCTTTGTTTTTATCCTTTACCTTAACTACTGTTCTCTCGGTCAAAAGAGGAAAGAACTCTTTTACTCCCAATTCTGTACATTTTTGAATTATAAAATCCATCTTTTCGCCTTTAGGTATGCCTTGATATAAAATAATATTAAAAGAAGGTTCTCCATTTCCTTTAAATATTTCCGCTATTTTTACCGTAACTAAATTTTTTTCGATCCGGAGTATCTTCCCTATATAAATAAATCCTTCGCATACCGCTTCTATTTTATCTCCTGTTCTTAATCTAAGAACATCTCTTATATGTTTTACATCTTCTCCCTCAATATATAAAATATCCTTCGATACCTGTTCGTTTTTAATAAAAAATCTATTCAATTATCTCATCCTTACCTATCTTTGCAGCTATGCAAATCCAATCATTTGTTTTTTCCGTTTCGATGATTTCAAGGCCGTTTTTTTTGAAATTTTTCTCTACATATTCCATTTTTTCGCCTATTATTCCCGATGCAACGAATATTCCGTCTTTAGACAGGTAATCCTTAATTGTTTCTGACAACGTCACTACTACTTCAGCAACAATATTAGCGACTATAATATCTGCATTTCCATTTATTCCATCTAAAAGATTTCCTTTTTTTATTTCTACAATATTTTCCACATTGTTAAGTAAAATATTATTATTTGATGACTCAATGGATACCTCATCCAAATCTACTCCGATTACTTTAGAAGCTCCCAATTTTGCACTGACAATACTAAGAATACCACTGCCGCAACCTATATCAAATACCTTACAGTCTTTCTTTATATGCTTTTCCAACATTTTAACACACATAATTGTGGTCTCGTGTGTCCCTGTACCAAAAGCCATTCCCGGGTCCATCTCAACAACTATATCATGTCCTTGTTTCTTATATTCTTCCCAGGTTGGTTTAATGACTATTTTCTCACCTATTTTTTTCGGTTTATAATATTTTTTCCATGCATCTTCCCAATCCTTTTCATATACCTCCGTTACTGTCATTTCTCCTAAAATTTTGTCTGAATTATACTGGGGAATTTTCTCAATATTTTGTCTTATCAATTCGATTTTATCAATTAAATCTTCACTTTCAGGAAAATATCCCTTAATAATAACTCCTTCAAAATCATCTTTTATAAGTGACGGATCAATATAATCCCAGTCCTCATCACTTTTCATGAAATCTAAAACGTCTTGAGGGTCTTCAATGGATAGCCCACCAACTCCCAAATCGTATAAAATATTTGAGACTGCCTCTTGAGCTTCCGTAGTAGTTTTAATTTGAACTTCCGTCCATTTCATCATCTCACATCCTTTGATCACAGATAAATCTTCCCTTATTATATCCATATTTAACTCTTTCGTCAACTAAATATAACCAACCCCTATATTGGAATTGGTTATATTGTTTTCAATTACCGAAAGCATCTTTTACTTTGTCGAAAAATCCTTTTTTCTCTCCCCGAATATTTTCTCCTGATTCTTCTGCAAATTCCATTAAAATCTGTTTCTGTTTTTCCGTAAGTTTCCTCGGAACTTCCACTTTAATTTTAAAATAAAAATCTCCTCTTCCATATCCTCTTACATTAGGAACCCCTTTATTTTTCAACTTAAACTGAGTTCCGGTCTGAGTGCCTTCCGGGATAACATATTTAATTTTTCCTTCTAAAGTAGGAACCTCTATTTCTGCTCCCAATGCAGATTGGACAAAGGATACCGGTATTTCACAGAAAATATCATTTCCTTCTCTCGTAAAAAGCTTATCTTCTCTGACATTTAAATAAACATATAGATCTCCTTCAGGTCCTCCCCGATCCCCGGCTTCTCCTTCGCCTTTAATGGAAATTACAGACCCTGTATTTACACCTGCAGGGACTTTTATCTTTATCTTCTTTGTCTTTGTCTCTTTTCCTGTTCCTCCGCAAACATTACATTTTTCTCTGATTATTTCTCCCGTTCCTCCGCATTCATCACAGGTAGCTACTCTCACAAACTGTCCAAAAGGAGTACTTTGAGTAAATCTAACTTCCCCCGTTCCGTGACATTTATGGCAGGTCTCCTTACCTGTACCAGGTTTGGCACCTGTACCGTTACAATTGGAACACTTTTGGGTTTTCCTGATTTTAACTTCCTTTTCAGTCCCAAATACAGCTTCCAAGAAATCTAAATCCAAATTATATCTAAGATCTGCCCCTTTTCTGGGCCCTTGCCGTTTGGTAGAAGATGTGAATCCTCCTCCAAATGCATCAAATATATCTCCAAATATATCCTCAAATCCTCCAAATCCTTGCCCAAAACCTCCTGTTTGTTGTCCGTTTACTCCTTCTTCCCCGAAGGTATCATATCTGCTTCTTTTGTTTGGGTCACTTAAAACTTCATATGCTTCATTTATCTCTTTAAATTTTTGTTCTGCTTCCTTATTATTCGGATTTAAATCAGGATGATATTTTTTTGCCAATATTCTGAAGGATTTCTTTATTTCATCTTGAGTAGCATTTTTTGATACATTCAATATCTCATAATAATCTTTTTTTGCCAAATATCTTCACCAACTTTCACAGCTTTATCTTAAATATTGTATCAAAAACCAAAGCTAAATGATACCATTTAGCTTTGGTTTTTGAAAATTATTTTTTATTATCTTTCTTATCATCATCATCCACTACTTCATAATCAGCGTCAACTACATCATCCTTTTTCTCACCGTCGCCGCTACTGCTCTGTGTTCCTTGATTGGTTTGGTTTTTGGAAGCTTGCTCATACATCTTCTGAGATACTGAATAAAATGCGGTAGTCAATTCTTCTGATTTTTTCTTTATCTCATCATTATCGGTTCCTTCAAGGGCTTTTTTAAGTTCTTGTAACTTTCCTTCTATTTTTGTTTTTTCATCTTGAGAAATCTTTCCTTCCATATCTTTCATGGTTTTCTCTGTCTGGTACACTAAGCTATCCGCATTATTTCTAATTTCAATTCCTTCCTTTTTCTTCTTATCCTCTTCCGAAAACCTTTCCGCTTCTTTTACTTTCTTCTTTATTTCATCTTCATTAAGATTAGTTGAGGCGGTAATGGTAATTCTCTGTTCTTTACCTGTTCCCAAATCCTTTGCGCTGACATTTACAATACCGTTAGCATCAATATCAAAAGTAACTTCTATCTGAGGAACTCCTCTTGGTGCCGGAGGTATACCGCTTAATTGGAATCTCCCCAATGTAACATTGTCTGCTGCCATAGGTCTTTCTCCCTGCAGAACATGAATATCTACAGCAGTCTGCCCATCTGCGGCCGTAGTAAACACCTGGCTTTTTCTCGTAGGTATCGTTGTATTTCTTTCAATAAGTTTGGTTGATACTCCTCCCATTGTTTCAATTCCAAGGGATAAGGGGGTAACATCCAAAAGAAGCAAGTCTTTAACATCTCCGCTTAACACTCCGCCTTGTATAGCAGCTCCTACAGCTACACATTCATCAGGATTTACTCCTTTGCTGGGATCTTTTCCTATAAGCTTTTTAACTGCTTCCTGAACAGCAGGTGTTCTTGACGAACCCCCTACCAATAAAACTTTATTTATATCATTGGGAGATAATTTAGCATCCTCTAATGCCAATCTTGTCGGCTCAAGAGTTTTTTCAACTAATTCTCTGGTCAACTCGTCAAATTTAGCTCTCGTTATATCCATAGTAAGGTGAAGAGGTCCCGATTGAGACATAGTAATAAACGGAAGATTAATATTGGTAGTAACTACGCTCGAAAGTTCTTTCTTCGCTTTTTCGGCAGCCTCTTTCAATCTTTGTAATGCCATTTTGTCATTTCTTAAATCAATGCCGTGTTCCTTTTTAAATTGTTCTGCTATATAATCCATTAAAATCTGGTCAAAATCGTCTCCGCCGAGATGATTATTTCCTCTCGTTGCTATAACTTCAAACACTCCATCTCCAAGTTCCAATATGGATACATCAAATGTTCCTCCACCTAAGTCAAATACCATTATCTTCTGGTGTTCTAATTCTTTATCCATTCCATAAGCCAAAGCTGCAGCCGTAGGCTCGTTTATAATTCTCTTAACATTTAATCCTGCAATTCTTCCGGCATCCTTTGTTGCCTGTCTTTGGCTGTCCGTAAAATATGCAGGAACGGTAATTACTGCATCCGTTACCTTCTCACCCAAATAATTTTCTGCATCTGTTTTTAATTTTTGTAAAATCATAGCCGATATATCCTGAGGGGTATAATTTTTACCATCGATATTAACGGTATAATCACTCCCCATTTTTCTCTTTATAGACATTATGGTTCTGTCCGGATTTGTAATAGCCTGTCTTTTAGCTGTTTCACCAATTAATCTTTCTCCGTCTTTTGTAAATGCAACTATAGAGGGAGTTGTTCTGTTTCCTTCGGCATTAGCTATTACTACTGTTTCTCCTCCTTCCATCACCGCTACACATGAATTTGTGGTTCCTAAGTCAATTCCTATTATCTTTCCCATGTATTATTTACCTCCTTAAATTGATTTCGTTTATTTAGCTATCTTAACCATACTTGGCCTTAAAACTTTATCCTTTAGCATATATCCCTTTTGAAATACTTCAATTATGCTTCCTTCTTCATAATTTTCATTTTCTTCTTGACAAACTGCATGGTGATAATTGGGATCAAATTTTTCCTTTAAACAGGAAATTTCCTTTAATCCATTTTTTTTCAAAATCTTTAACAGTTCATTATAAATTATTTCAACTCCTTTATAAAAAGAATCCTCTTTATTTTCTATAGTAACCAAGGCTCTTTCAAAATCATCCAATACCGGAAGAATACTCGTTATTATATCTTCAGCGGCATAAGAAATTATACTTTCTTTCTCCTTTTCACTTCTTTTTTTGTAATTCATAAAGTCTGCTTGAAGTCTGACAAATTTATCAGTAAGCTCTTTAATATTCTTATCCCTTTCTTGAATGCCTTTATCCTTTTCTTCGATTTCCTTTTTCATATCCTGCAATATTTTTTTCCCTTGTTCTTTCTCCTCATGTTTTTTCTTTCCTTTTTCCTCCGCTTTTTCTTCTTTTAAATTATCTTCATCCTCGTTTACCGCTTTCTGAGTTAATTCATCTTCCTTAGCTTTCTCATTTTTTTCCATCAGATCACCTCTTCCTATATATCAATAATACAAAAACTCCTTAATTATTTTTGAAAATACTTATCGAGTATTTCGCTTATATTAAGGGATAAAAGATTTACAGCATTTATTGTATTAATGTAATCCATTCTTGTCGGCCCTATAACGCCTATTTTCCCAACGGTATTTCCATCAAACTTGTAAGTAGCCGTAATCAAGCTGCAGTCTTTAAGCTCATCATAAGAATTTTCATCACCAATTGTAATTTCAATATCGTTATAGAAATCTTTCAACAATATACCCACCATCAAGTCCTTGTCTTCAATAAAAGACAAAAGTGTTTTAGCTTTTGCTATGTCCTTGTATTCCGGAAAATTAAATATATTCATCATACCATCAGCAAAAATCTCCACGTCTTCAATTTCGTCCAAAGACTGATTTATAATAGGTATAATATTTCCCACCACATTTCTGAAATCGTATAATTCTTTAAGCATAACAGTATCTATTTCCCTTGAAACTTTATCTAATGTTAATCCTTTAAGTTTTGAATTCAGAAAATTCGATATAGCTGTCAACTGTTCCTCCGAAATATTTTCCTCCATTTTAAAAATAGTGTTTCTAACAATCCCAGAATCATTTACTATTATAATCAGTATTTCATTGTTATCTATTGGAATTAATTGAATATGCTTTAAAGTGCTTTGATTGATCTGAGGTGTTATAGCAATTGAAGTATAGTTAGTTATTTTAGATAATATTTTTGCCGAATTCTGAATCAGTTGATCAATTTCCATAACTTCCTTCATTAAATTGTTTTTGATCTCCGCTTTTTCCCGTGAATCAATATCAGATCTTATATTTTTCATCAAAGTATCGACATATAATCTATAAGCCTTATCAGACGGAATT is a genomic window of Acidilutibacter cellobiosedens containing:
- the dnaK gene encoding molecular chaperone DnaK, whose translation is MGKIIGIDLGTTNSCVAVMEGGETVVIANAEGNRTTPSIVAFTKDGERLIGETAKRQAITNPDRTIMSIKRKMGSDYTVNIDGKNYTPQDISAMILQKLKTDAENYLGEKVTDAVITVPAYFTDSQRQATKDAGRIAGLNVKRIINEPTAAALAYGMDKELEHQKIMVFDLGGGTFDVSILELGDGVFEVIATRGNNHLGGDDFDQILMDYIAEQFKKEHGIDLRNDKMALQRLKEAAEKAKKELSSVVTTNINLPFITMSQSGPLHLTMDITRAKFDELTRELVEKTLEPTRLALEDAKLSPNDINKVLLVGGSSRTPAVQEAVKKLIGKDPSKGVNPDECVAVGAAIQGGVLSGDVKDLLLLDVTPLSLGIETMGGVSTKLIERNTTIPTRKSQVFTTAADGQTAVDIHVLQGERPMAADNVTLGRFQLSGIPPAPRGVPQIEVTFDIDANGIVNVSAKDLGTGKEQRITITASTNLNEDEIKKKVKEAERFSEEDKKKKEGIEIRNNADSLVYQTEKTMKDMEGKISQDEKTKIEGKLQELKKALEGTDNDEIKKKSEELTTAFYSVSQKMYEQASKNQTNQGTQSSSGDGEKKDDVVDADYEVVDDDDKKDNKK
- a CDS encoding 16S rRNA (uracil(1498)-N(3))-methyltransferase, encoding MNRFFIKNEQVSKDILYIEGEDVKHIRDVLRLRTGDKIEAVCEGFIYIGKILRIEKNLVTVKIAEIFKGNGEPSFNIILYQGIPKGEKMDFIIQKCTELGVKEFFPLLTERTVVKVKDKNKEKSKITRWTKIAKEAAQQSKRDLFPKIDDIISFDDMIELIKGENIIVPYEEEKNNRIRDAIKSIKNGRVNLIIGPEGGFAQKEIETLRGIGANTVTLGPRILRTETAGIVAASILLYELGDI
- the grpE gene encoding nucleotide exchange factor GrpE; translation: MEKNEKAKEDELTQKAVNEDEDNLKEEKAEEKGKKKHEEKEQGKKILQDMKKEIEEKDKGIQERDKNIKELTDKFVRLQADFMNYKKRSEKEKESIISYAAEDIITSILPVLDDFERALVTIENKEDSFYKGVEIIYNELLKILKKNGLKEISCLKEKFDPNYHHAVCQEENENYEEGSIIEVFQKGYMLKDKVLRPSMVKIAK
- the prmA gene encoding 50S ribosomal protein L11 methyltransferase gives rise to the protein MDIIREDLSVIKGCEMMKWTEVQIKTTTEAQEAVSNILYDLGVGGLSIEDPQDVLDFMKSDEDWDYIDPSLIKDDFEGVIIKGYFPESEDLIDKIELIRQNIEKIPQYNSDKILGEMTVTEVYEKDWEDAWKKYYKPKKIGEKIVIKPTWEEYKKQGHDIVVEMDPGMAFGTGTHETTIMCVKMLEKHIKKDCKVFDIGCGSGILSIVSAKLGASKVIGVDLDEVSIESSNNNILLNNVENIVEIKKGNLLDGINGNADIIVANIVAEVVVTLSETIKDYLSKDGIFVASGIIGEKMEYVEKNFKKNGLEIIETEKTNDWICIAAKIGKDEIIE
- the dnaJ gene encoding molecular chaperone DnaJ; its protein translation is MAKKDYYEILNVSKNATQDEIKKSFRILAKKYHPDLNPNNKEAEQKFKEINEAYEVLSDPNKRSRYDTFGEEGVNGQQTGGFGQGFGGFEDIFGDIFDAFGGGFTSSTKRQGPRKGADLRYNLDLDFLEAVFGTEKEVKIRKTQKCSNCNGTGAKPGTGKETCHKCHGTGEVRFTQSTPFGQFVRVATCDECGGTGEIIREKCNVCGGTGKETKTKKIKIKVPAGVNTGSVISIKGEGEAGDRGGPEGDLYVYLNVREDKLFTREGNDIFCEIPVSFVQSALGAEIEVPTLEGKIKYVIPEGTQTGTQFKLKNKGVPNVRGYGRGDFYFKIKVEVPRKLTEKQKQILMEFAEESGENIRGEKKGFFDKVKDAFGN
- the mtaB gene encoding tRNA (N(6)-L-threonylcarbamoyladenosine(37)-C(2))-methylthiotransferase MtaB is translated as MKRVSIFTLGCKVNQYETEAMEELFQQRGYDIVENGKEAEVYVINTCTVTNLGDRKSRQFIRRAKKLNENSVVAVVGCYAQMSPGEVENMKDVDVVIGTVGREKVVDLCEEAMKNKKKINIVGDIKNFRKFEDLNIDEVKLRTRAYIKIQDGCNQYCSYCIIPYARGPVRSRSLESILKEAERLRDKGFKEIILTGIHIASYGKDLKDVDLLNVLEELDQIEGIERIRLGSLEPTLVDEKFMNKVSSMKKICNHFHISLQSGSDSVLKRMNRKYSVEQYKKIVNIIRYYMKDVGITTDIIVGFPGETEEEFKETCNFVRKIGFSRIHVFKYSQREGTPASKFKSQIDGYVKHERSEILIKIGNEMREDFEEKFIGKSMPVLYEEDAKDKKGYVEGYTTNYMRVISKNRKSLKGKIVSTKIIKLAGEKLIGEIEEF
- the hrcA gene encoding heat-inducible transcriptional repressor HrcA produces the protein MLDDRKLKVLYAIISSYITNGEPIGSRTISKKYNLGVSSATIRNEMSDLEELGYLNKPYTSAGRIPSDKAYRLYVDTLMKNIRSDIDSREKAEIKNNLMKEVMEIDQLIQNSAKILSKITNYTSIAITPQINQSTLKHIQLIPIDNNEILIIIVNDSGIVRNTIFKMEENISEEQLTAISNFLNSKLKGLTLDKVSREIDTVMLKELYDFRNVVGNIIPIINQSLDEIEDVEIFADGMMNIFNFPEYKDIAKAKTLLSFIEDKDLMVGILLKDFYNDIEITIGDENSYDELKDCSLITATYKFDGNTVGKIGVIGPTRMDYINTINAVNLLSLNISEILDKYFQK